The following coding sequences lie in one beta proteobacterium CB genomic window:
- a CDS encoding Branched-chain amino acid aminotransferase, which translates to MSDRDGFIWSDGKLIPWREANIHVLTHSLHYGMGVFEGIRAYKTPQGTAIFRLPEHVKRLFNGTKIFQMGMPWTPEQISSGIIEVVNSNKLESCYIRPIIFIGSQKLGISPKGNSIHTAIAAWEWGAYLGEDGINKGIRVKTSSFTRHFVNSSLVRAKASGYYINSILANQEVTANGYDEALLLDTEGYVSEGSGENIFIVNNGIIYTPDLASCLDGITRNSIMQIAKDLGYELREKRITRDEVYSADEAFFTGTAAEVTPIRELDDRTIGDGKRGPITEQIQKTYFDAVYGRSDKYKSWLTYVK; encoded by the coding sequence ATGTCCGACCGCGATGGCTTTATTTGGTCCGATGGGAAGCTGATTCCCTGGCGTGAGGCCAATATTCATGTGCTAACCCACAGTCTCCACTACGGAATGGGTGTATTTGAAGGCATCCGCGCCTACAAAACCCCTCAAGGCACTGCCATTTTCCGACTTCCAGAGCACGTTAAGCGCCTGTTTAATGGAACTAAGATTTTCCAGATGGGCATGCCTTGGACACCTGAGCAGATTAGCAGCGGCATTATTGAGGTGGTTAATAGCAATAAGCTGGAATCTTGCTACATTCGCCCAATTATCTTTATCGGCTCCCAAAAACTCGGAATTTCCCCAAAGGGCAACAGCATTCATACCGCTATCGCTGCCTGGGAATGGGGCGCATATTTGGGCGAAGATGGCATCAATAAGGGCATCCGCGTTAAGACCTCTTCATTTACACGCCACTTTGTGAACTCCTCACTGGTTCGCGCCAAGGCTTCTGGTTACTACATCAACTCCATTTTGGCCAATCAAGAAGTAACTGCGAATGGATATGACGAAGCGCTGCTACTGGATACAGAGGGCTATGTATCTGAAGGATCTGGCGAGAATATCTTTATCGTTAATAACGGGATTATTTACACACCAGATCTAGCTTCTTGTTTAGATGGCATTACCCGTAACTCCATCATGCAAATCGCCAAAGACCTTGGCTATGAACTGCGTGAGAAGCGTATTACTCGTGATGAGGTGTATTCGGCTGATGAAGCCTTCTTTACAGGCACTGCTGCCGAAGTAACACCAATTCGTGAATTGGATGATCGCACTATTGGTGATGGTAAGCGCGGCCCAATTACCGAGCAAATCCAGAAGACCTATTTTGATGCGGTCTACGGCAGAAGCGATAAATACAAATCTTGGTTAACTTATGTTAAGTAA
- a CDS encoding Fimbrial protein pilin, whose protein sequence is MSMQDQRQESGFTLIEVMVVVAIIGILVAVAVPQYQDYIARSRIVEGMNLSSSAKLAVTEAFASRGTVPMDDATHGSFTFVPTRSVKLIEITPSGAIAIDFQNNVAPDNKNTLHLIPTNDPDANIPKAIDLSKPEGSTWAGGWSCRSNETNLLPQLLPSECRITK, encoded by the coding sequence ATGTCTATGCAAGATCAACGTCAAGAATCAGGTTTTACCTTAATTGAAGTGATGGTCGTTGTAGCTATCATTGGTATTTTGGTAGCCGTTGCTGTTCCCCAGTACCAAGATTACATTGCCCGTAGCCGTATCGTAGAGGGTATGAATCTCTCCTCAAGCGCCAAGCTTGCTGTGACGGAAGCTTTTGCTAGTAGGGGTACTGTTCCAATGGATGATGCAACTCATGGCTCGTTTACTTTTGTACCAACGCGAAGCGTCAAGTTAATTGAGATCACACCATCTGGTGCGATTGCAATCGACTTCCAGAATAATGTCGCACCGGATAATAAAAACACATTACATCTCATTCCAACGAATGACCCAGATGCCAATATTCCCAAGGCGATTGATTTATCTAAGCCAGAGGGATCAACATGGGCTGGTGGATGGTCTTGCCGCTCTAATGAAACCAATCTACTGCCTCAGTTGCTGCCTTCAGAGTGCCGCATCACCAAGTAG
- a CDS encoding Integral membrane protein TerC, which translates to MDFSAFSDAAFWAALLSIIVANILLSGDNAVVIALASRNLPPAQQKKAIFWGSAAAIILRVVLTITAVALLTLPYLKIIGGLLLLYIGIQLLSDSGGEEHMEAKTSIWAAIRTILIADLVMSLDNVLAVAAAAQKGPEETRLLLLIIGLAMSIPLIIFGSAMLLKVMERFPIIITLGAGLLGFLAGGMLVDDPAIKDGIQAALGDVKLAFEVVGIVIVILVGTFFKKRNAAKAAH; encoded by the coding sequence ATGGATTTTTCAGCATTTTCAGATGCAGCTTTTTGGGCGGCATTACTCTCAATCATCGTTGCCAATATTTTGTTATCTGGTGACAACGCCGTTGTGATTGCATTAGCATCCCGCAATTTGCCGCCAGCCCAACAAAAGAAAGCCATTTTTTGGGGTAGCGCCGCAGCTATCATTTTGCGTGTCGTGCTCACGATCACCGCAGTTGCTTTATTGACCTTGCCGTACTTAAAAATCATTGGTGGTCTGCTTTTGCTCTACATCGGTATTCAGCTTTTGTCTGATAGCGGTGGCGAGGAGCACATGGAAGCGAAGACCAGTATCTGGGCAGCTATTCGCACCATTTTGATTGCTGACTTGGTGATGAGCTTGGATAACGTTTTGGCAGTTGCAGCAGCAGCTCAAAAAGGTCCAGAAGAAACTCGTCTCTTGCTCCTAATTATTGGTTTGGCAATGTCCATTCCATTGATTATTTTTGGTAGCGCGATGTTGCTTAAAGTAATGGAGCGTTTCCCGATCATCATTACCTTGGGTGCAGGCCTGCTAGGTTTCTTGGCTGGCGGGATGTTGGTTGACGATCCAGCAATCAAGGATGGCATTCAGGCTGCATTAGGCGACGTTAAGTTGGCCTTTGAGGTGGTTGGTATTGTTATTGTGATTCTGGTTGGTACTTTCTTTAAGAAAAGAAATGCAGCTAAAGCAGCACACTAA
- a CDS encoding Phosphoglycerate kinase: MAGHPKSFGVRGLDDLEWSIPLKPLNLPILMPESLFKVKRLSELASAGLLKGKRVLIRADLNVPQDDVGNITEDTRIRASMPAVQMCLDAGAAVMVTSHLGRPTEGEFKPEDSLAPVADRIASLLNRKVPLISDWVNGGFEVNPGELVLLENCRLNVGEKKNNDELAKKIAALCDVYVNDAFGTAHRAEATTNGVAKFAPIACAGPLMAAELDALSRALASPKRPLVAIVAGSKVSSKLTILKALADKVDELIVGGGIANTFMLAKGLPIGKSLAEPDLVDEAREIMEIMEKRGAHVPIPEDVVVANELSPLARANRVPADQVAEDDMILDIGPKTAARLSIMLAHAGTIVWNGPLGVFEIDQFGGGTKMLAAAIAHSPAFSIAGGGDTLAAIAKYGIENQVDYISTGGGAFLEFLEGKTLPAFAVLAERAKD, translated from the coding sequence GTGGCGGGGCATCCCAAATCCTTTGGGGTAAGAGGCTTAGACGATTTAGAATGGAGCATTCCTCTTAAACCACTAAATTTGCCCATTCTCATGCCGGAATCTCTCTTTAAAGTAAAGCGCCTTAGCGAATTAGCTTCAGCAGGACTTCTCAAGGGAAAACGGGTTTTAATCCGTGCCGACCTCAATGTCCCTCAGGATGATGTGGGCAATATCACTGAAGACACCCGTATTAGAGCCTCTATGCCGGCAGTACAGATGTGTTTAGATGCTGGCGCGGCTGTCATGGTGACCTCCCACTTGGGACGTCCAACGGAGGGTGAGTTCAAGCCCGAGGATAGTTTGGCTCCGGTGGCTGATCGGATAGCAAGTCTTTTGAACCGCAAAGTCCCTTTAATTAGTGATTGGGTCAACGGTGGCTTTGAAGTGAACCCAGGCGAGTTGGTATTGCTAGAAAACTGCCGACTCAATGTGGGTGAGAAAAAGAATAACGATGAGTTGGCTAAGAAGATTGCTGCTCTATGTGATGTCTATGTCAATGACGCTTTTGGCACCGCCCATCGTGCTGAAGCAACCACAAATGGCGTGGCTAAATTTGCACCCATTGCTTGTGCGGGCCCGTTGATGGCTGCAGAGTTGGATGCCTTGAGTCGCGCATTAGCAAGTCCTAAGCGTCCATTGGTGGCGATTGTGGCAGGTTCTAAAGTGTCTTCAAAGCTCACTATTCTGAAAGCTTTGGCCGATAAGGTGGATGAGTTGATTGTTGGCGGCGGCATTGCAAATACTTTTATGTTGGCTAAAGGTCTGCCAATCGGTAAGTCGCTAGCAGAGCCAGACTTGGTCGATGAAGCTCGAGAAATTATGGAAATTATGGAAAAGCGCGGTGCGCATGTTCCTATTCCAGAAGACGTCGTAGTTGCGAATGAGCTCTCTCCGTTGGCGCGTGCGAACCGCGTGCCTGCTGATCAAGTTGCAGAAGACGATATGATTTTGGATATTGGCCCCAAAACCGCTGCACGCCTATCCATCATGTTGGCGCATGCTGGCACGATTGTGTGGAATGGTCCACTAGGTGTATTTGAGATTGACCAGTTTGGCGGTGGCACCAAGATGTTGGCAGCAGCAATTGCCCATTCACCTGCATTTTCGATTGCAGGTGGTGGCGATACTTTGGCAGCAATTGCGAAGTACGGCATTGAAAATCAAGTGGATTACATCTCTACTGGCGGCGGCGCTTTCTTGGAATTTTTAGAAGGCAAGACCTTGCCAGCCTTTGCAGTATTGGCTGAAAGAGCGAAAGACTAA
- a CDS encoding peptidase M48, Ste24p, translating to MAGQLILSLACPSAGLVYAAGPAPSLVTGDVSVQGESAALQNLGRAVQSPDARSSNLPSRNTPQIQPSFVLPDMGDPGGDSLSRMDEKKYGEMIMRQIRPDADYSNDLPIYDFLNQMERRLLQAAKRLQLGGANEQGSGAYNFEVFAVKDSSINAFALPGGFIGFHTGLLVSAETDSEVASVMGHETGHVLQRHLARQMDKQTTNTMIALAGILLGALAASRNPGAASGLMQGGQAVAVNNQLSYSRDAEREADRIGFQILAASGYDVNGAPGFFQRLQKATGIMDSGVPSYVRTHPLTTDRIADMQDRARNIANRNVPTAVEFYFIKARARMEQSGNSSQMYDLKNTFEALSKQSAPGKQMEGFYGLALVAQKQGKFDQAASYLQQARNLANNASAPGSPIVRQSLSLGITASELALARGKSDEALQIAQVTLKAYPQSYAAGAAMMNAYLKLGRTNDAITWLKARTRLQPNEVVWWTMLSNAYDQAKNVPMRHYALGEKYALEGAWPSAIEQLKIARSSGGADFYQASSIDARLREMQKQYQEELKEQGKNMPS from the coding sequence TTGGCTGGCCAACTTATTCTGAGCTTAGCTTGTCCCAGTGCAGGTTTAGTCTATGCTGCAGGACCTGCGCCTTCCTTGGTGACGGGGGATGTATCGGTTCAAGGTGAGTCAGCAGCTTTGCAGAACTTGGGTAGGGCAGTTCAGTCACCTGATGCTCGCTCTTCGAATTTACCATCACGTAATACACCCCAAATCCAACCAAGCTTTGTTCTCCCGGATATGGGCGATCCTGGTGGCGATAGCTTAAGTCGCATGGATGAGAAAAAATACGGCGAGATGATCATGCGCCAAATTCGTCCGGATGCAGATTATTCGAATGATTTACCGATCTATGATTTTCTGAATCAAATGGAGCGACGCTTACTGCAAGCTGCAAAACGTTTGCAATTGGGTGGTGCTAATGAGCAGGGCAGCGGAGCTTATAACTTTGAGGTATTTGCTGTTAAAGATAGCAGCATTAATGCGTTTGCATTGCCCGGTGGATTTATTGGCTTTCATACGGGATTATTGGTTAGCGCTGAGACTGACTCTGAGGTTGCTTCAGTGATGGGTCACGAGACTGGCCACGTTTTGCAACGCCATCTAGCGCGGCAAATGGATAAGCAAACCACCAATACGATGATTGCCCTTGCCGGAATATTATTAGGCGCCCTAGCTGCCTCACGTAATCCAGGCGCAGCCTCTGGTCTGATGCAGGGTGGTCAAGCAGTAGCGGTGAATAACCAACTCTCCTATTCAAGAGACGCTGAGCGCGAAGCTGATCGTATTGGCTTTCAGATCCTGGCGGCCAGTGGTTATGACGTCAATGGCGCACCAGGATTTTTTCAACGCTTACAAAAAGCTACGGGCATCATGGATAGCGGTGTGCCATCCTATGTGCGTACCCACCCTTTGACCACCGATCGTATTGCGGATATGCAAGATCGCGCTCGTAATATCGCCAATAGAAATGTACCAACGGCAGTTGAGTTTTATTTCATCAAAGCACGTGCTCGCATGGAGCAATCTGGGAACTCGAGTCAGATGTATGACTTGAAAAATACCTTCGAGGCTTTAAGTAAGCAGTCAGCCCCAGGAAAGCAGATGGAAGGTTTTTATGGGCTTGCGTTAGTAGCTCAAAAGCAGGGAAAGTTTGATCAGGCTGCAAGCTACTTACAGCAAGCGCGCAATCTAGCTAACAACGCTAGTGCGCCAGGATCACCTATTGTGCGGCAAAGCCTCTCTTTAGGCATTACTGCTTCTGAGTTGGCATTGGCTAGAGGTAAAAGCGATGAGGCCCTACAAATTGCTCAAGTGACTTTAAAGGCTTACCCACAATCCTACGCTGCCGGAGCAGCGATGATGAATGCCTATCTCAAGCTTGGTCGCACCAATGACGCCATTACCTGGTTAAAGGCGCGCACAAGATTGCAGCCTAATGAGGTCGTGTGGTGGACTATGCTATCTAATGCTTATGACCAAGCAAAGAATGTGCCAATGCGCCATTACGCTCTTGGGGAAAAGTATGCGCTTGAGGGTGCTTGGCCATCTGCCATTGAGCAACTCAAGATTGCCAGATCTTCTGGTGGTGCGGATTTCTATCAGGCATCCAGTATTGATGCGCGTCTTCGCGAAATGCAAAAGCAATATCAAGAAGAGTTGAAGGAGCAGGGCAAAAATATGCCCAGCTGA
- a CDS encoding succinyl-CoA synthetase subunit alpha: MSILVNKNTKVITQGITGKTGQFHTEKCQEYANGKNCFVAGVNPKKAGESIFNIPIYGTVKEAAQQTGATTSVIYVPPPGAAAAIWEAVEADLDFVICITEGIPVKDMLEVRNKMTAKEAAGGKKTLLLGPNCPGIITPDEIKIGIMPGHIHKKGRIGVVSRSGTLTYEAVGQLTAIGLGQSTAVGIGGDPINGLKHIDVMRMFNEDPDTDAVIMIGEIGGPDEAEAARWCKANMKKPVVGFIAGVTAPPGKRMGHAGALISGGADTADAKLAVMEECGFKVTRNPSEMAALLKAML, from the coding sequence ATGTCTATTTTGGTAAATAAAAATACTAAAGTAATTACTCAAGGTATTACTGGTAAGACTGGTCAATTCCACACTGAGAAGTGCCAGGAATATGCAAACGGTAAAAACTGTTTTGTAGCTGGTGTAAATCCTAAAAAAGCAGGCGAGTCCATTTTTAATATTCCAATTTATGGAACTGTAAAAGAAGCGGCTCAGCAAACTGGTGCAACTACTTCAGTTATTTATGTTCCGCCTCCTGGCGCAGCTGCTGCAATTTGGGAGGCTGTTGAGGCTGACCTGGATTTTGTGATCTGTATTACTGAAGGCATTCCAGTCAAGGATATGTTGGAAGTGCGTAACAAGATGACTGCAAAAGAAGCAGCTGGTGGCAAAAAGACTTTATTGCTTGGCCCAAATTGCCCTGGAATCATTACTCCTGACGAAATCAAGATCGGAATCATGCCTGGCCATATTCATAAGAAGGGTCGTATCGGTGTAGTTAGCCGTTCAGGCACTTTGACATATGAGGCAGTTGGTCAGTTGACGGCAATTGGTTTAGGTCAGTCCACAGCAGTCGGTATCGGTGGCGATCCTATCAATGGCTTGAAGCATATTGATGTAATGCGCATGTTTAATGAAGACCCTGATACTGATGCGGTCATTATGATTGGCGAAATTGGTGGTCCAGATGAGGCTGAAGCAGCTCGCTGGTGCAAGGCCAATATGAAGAAGCCGGTAGTTGGCTTCATCGCAGGTGTAACAGCTCCTCCTGGGAAGCGTATGGGCCATGCTGGCGCATTGATTTCTGGTGGTGCCGATACAGCTGATGCTAAGCTTGCGGTTATGGAGGAATGTGGCTTTAAAGTAACAAGAAATCCATCAGAAATGGCTGCTTTGCTCAAAGCCATGTTGTAA
- a CDS encoding Integrase family protein: MASIRFRSNKWQARVSRKGEQSLVKTFQTREDAEKWARSIEVKWDKGTYQNTHQAQKTSFGELIERYLREVTPLMRGAQADTIRLKSILRRPIAKVNILQLNSSRIAKYRDERLTEIAPGTVVRELAYFSSIINHARREWGINIPNPVLSIRKPAQPQGRNRVLSHDEERILLQACEPKANRNIYTRPFVILALETAMRRGEILSLRWENIDYLKRTAYLQLTKNGESRTVPLSTRAVETLQALPVSIDGRVLPINFAALETNFKRARDRAELRDLRIHDLRHTAITRLAERLPNLIELSAVSGHKSLAMLKRYYHPRAEDIARKLA; encoded by the coding sequence ATGGCATCAATTCGATTTAGAAGTAATAAGTGGCAAGCACGAGTCTCTCGCAAGGGAGAGCAATCCCTAGTTAAAACTTTTCAGACCAGAGAAGATGCTGAGAAGTGGGCAAGAAGCATCGAGGTTAAATGGGATAAAGGCACTTACCAAAATACCCATCAAGCACAAAAGACTAGCTTTGGGGAACTTATTGAGAGATATCTAAGAGAAGTGACGCCTCTCATGCGAGGGGCTCAGGCAGACACCATCCGTCTTAAATCAATCCTTAGAAGACCTATCGCCAAGGTAAATATTCTGCAACTCAATAGCAGTCGTATTGCTAAATACCGAGATGAACGATTGACAGAAATTGCACCCGGTACAGTAGTCAGGGAGTTAGCCTACTTCTCTTCAATAATTAATCATGCCCGCAGAGAATGGGGAATTAATATTCCCAATCCCGTACTATCCATTAGAAAGCCAGCGCAGCCCCAAGGAAGAAATCGGGTGCTTTCACATGATGAAGAACGAATCCTTCTGCAGGCTTGCGAACCTAAAGCAAATCGCAATATCTATACAAGACCATTTGTCATTCTTGCTTTAGAAACTGCAATGCGTAGAGGTGAGATATTGAGTCTTCGCTGGGAAAACATCGACTATTTAAAAAGAACTGCATATCTACAGCTTACTAAGAATGGTGAATCACGCACTGTACCGCTATCCACAAGAGCTGTTGAGACCTTACAGGCGCTTCCTGTAAGTATTGACGGAAGGGTGCTTCCCATCAACTTTGCAGCGTTAGAAACTAACTTTAAAAGAGCCAGAGATAGGGCTGAACTAAGAGACCTCAGAATCCATGATTTGCGGCATACAGCTATTACCCGCCTTGCAGAAAGACTACCGAACCTCATTGAACTATCAGCGGTGTCGGGACATAAAAGCCTAGCAATGCTTAAGCGTTACTACCACCCTCGAGCTGAGGACATAGCAAGAAAGCTGGCTTAA
- a CDS encoding Molybdenum cofactor biosynthesis protein C, translated as MEALTAVQVALLTIYDMAKAVDRGMVMGDVHLLEKSGGKSGEWKA; from the coding sequence ATGGAAGCCCTTACTGCAGTTCAAGTAGCCTTACTCACCATCTACGATATGGCGAAAGCTGTTGATAGAGGCATGGTGATGGGTGATGTCCATCTACTGGAGAAGAGTGGCGGGAAGTCTGGGGAATGGAAGGCTTAA
- a CDS encoding Lipopolysaccharide heptosyltransferase II — MNRILIIAPNWIGDAVMSQPLLANLKSIYPKSQIDVLASPWVAPIYRACAEVHQVIDARLEHQQLQWSLRKQLAKQLELNQYNACFVLPNSLKSALIPWLANIPLRIGYRGEMRFGLINLALDNPSKIDRPPMASHYLALCNVMDHPEEIDTSKPPDPKLNTSPVAKLSVSNKLHAATINEKSIYVLCPGAEYGATKRWPTEHFASLAQHLINNEPNANIILLGGKGDHALGEEIISQVKNPLQIQNWCGETSLDEAIALIGMSKVLVSNDSGLMHIGAALKVPQVAIFGSSDPHHTPPLSDKAEVIWLNLPCSPCHKRECPLGHLKCLKDISPSTVLGAIQTLH; from the coding sequence ATGAATCGTATTCTGATCATCGCCCCCAACTGGATTGGTGATGCAGTAATGTCCCAGCCCCTGCTGGCGAATCTCAAATCTATTTACCCGAAGTCTCAAATTGATGTTTTAGCAAGCCCTTGGGTTGCACCGATTTATCGCGCCTGCGCAGAAGTTCATCAAGTCATTGATGCACGCTTAGAACACCAGCAATTGCAATGGAGCTTACGCAAGCAACTCGCAAAGCAACTGGAATTAAATCAATATAACGCATGCTTCGTTCTACCCAATAGCTTAAAATCTGCCCTTATTCCTTGGCTTGCCAATATTCCTCTACGCATTGGTTATCGCGGAGAGATGCGCTTTGGACTGATTAACCTTGCCTTAGACAATCCAAGCAAGATTGATCGCCCTCCGATGGCAAGTCATTACCTTGCACTCTGCAATGTCATGGATCATCCAGAAGAGATTGATACTAGCAAGCCCCCTGATCCTAAGCTCAATACCTCTCCTGTAGCCAAGCTTTCAGTCAGCAACAAACTACATGCAGCTACGATTAACGAAAAATCGATCTATGTACTTTGTCCAGGCGCTGAGTACGGCGCAACAAAACGCTGGCCTACTGAGCACTTCGCTAGCCTTGCGCAGCACTTAATTAACAATGAACCAAATGCCAATATCATCCTTCTAGGCGGCAAGGGTGATCACGCATTGGGCGAGGAAATTATTTCGCAAGTGAAAAACCCTTTGCAAATTCAGAACTGGTGTGGTGAGACTTCACTGGATGAAGCAATTGCACTTATTGGTATGAGCAAGGTACTGGTCAGTAACGATTCTGGATTAATGCATATCGGCGCCGCATTAAAGGTGCCACAGGTGGCGATCTTTGGGTCAAGTGATCCACACCACACGCCGCCACTATCTGATAAGGCTGAAGTGATTTGGCTTAACTTGCCGTGCAGTCCTTGCCACAAAAGAGAGTGCCCACTAGGGCATCTCAAATGTTTAAAAGATATTTCGCCCTCTACCGTCTTGGGTGCTATTCAAACACTTCATTAA
- a CDS encoding Molybdenum cofactor biosynthesis protein C has translation MNKLTHFDASGQAHMVNVGDKPNTHRIAIATGKITMLPETFSMIEAGTHKKGDVLGIARIAGIQASKKTSDLIPLCHPLALTHVSLEFTLNKDSSSITCQVRAETTGPTGVEMEALTAVQVALLTIYDMAKAVDRGMVMGDVHLLEKSGGKSGEWKATE, from the coding sequence ATGAACAAACTAACTCATTTTGATGCCAGTGGCCAAGCCCATATGGTCAATGTTGGAGACAAGCCCAATACCCATCGGATTGCCATTGCTACAGGCAAGATCACCATGCTTCCAGAGACCTTCAGCATGATCGAGGCAGGCACTCATAAAAAAGGGGATGTTCTGGGTATTGCCAGAATTGCAGGTATTCAGGCATCCAAAAAGACGTCGGACCTGATACCGCTTTGTCACCCGCTAGCCCTTACACATGTGAGCCTGGAATTTACTCTCAATAAAGATAGCAGCAGCATTACCTGCCAAGTCAGGGCCGAGACCACTGGCCCAACTGGCGTGGAAATGGAAGCCCTTACTGCAGTTCAAGTAGCCTTACTCACCATCTACGATATGGCGAAAGCTGTTGATAGAGGCATGGTGATGGGTGATGTCCATCTACTGGAGAAGAGTGGCGGGAAGTCTGGGGAATGGAAAGCGACTGAGTAG
- a CDS encoding HAF protein — protein MKLSKVSFRLTLFLAINCIFLKAAFAACPIEVSANSTTAVSDDGTADCVVSVNSGVTLTTTGTAVTISGSGSTATNSGTITVNTTGFGINATGSSVQSITNLGSIYNNGTQASISNANILETFSNSGTISSTGGNGVINNGSLANLINSGSISGGNQLNSAGVYNNNNRTISTITNTGSIVGQSGIRNFGTITVLNNAQGGNSSTATTTALTYGRNLPTNYNIIVQGLTHYGQLAVTSPSGSSTFGIYSTSVLAKGTYSSVLSGISASNLTGATQGNYNGFTWVLNNSSGSIWDLVVTGASTMDTQTSLINTASVLQGTFTLQNSVMVNSFTYDCPVFDKNGVCVSAGGRNTTVQAQGINNTSGLLIASYRFDKNNSRIGAYTDQNLSVSGPGTVQLGNNTPLLGLFSVWSERPDGVGAEVKVSVAYGQKSATVTRQVVGTSEAGIGGSNLTSQGAQVIAKYGFGAIEDVVVSPYAGIRYTQNNLGGYTEATSSSVTAPLTYGQLNINATTALAGAEAKYRGIPQTTLFASAGVEADTNTANGSYSATGVAGLTPVNFNPNPVKTRPTASIGAYYDIEKNQRLGVTGIYRQEPFQAVSTTTVMATYTVGL, from the coding sequence GTGAAATTATCAAAGGTATCTTTTCGTTTAACTTTATTTCTTGCTATCAACTGTATATTTCTAAAGGCGGCATTTGCAGCATGTCCAATTGAAGTCTCAGCAAATAGCACAACAGCTGTCAGTGACGACGGAACTGCTGATTGTGTGGTCTCAGTTAATTCTGGCGTAACGCTTACTACGACAGGAACGGCGGTCACCATCTCTGGCAGCGGCTCGACCGCCACCAATAGCGGAACTATTACGGTTAATACAACTGGTTTTGGCATTAACGCCACTGGTTCGAGTGTGCAGTCAATCACCAATTTAGGTTCAATCTATAACAACGGCACTCAAGCAAGTATCAGCAACGCAAATATTCTTGAGACATTCAGTAACAGCGGAACGATTTCAAGTACGGGCGGCAATGGAGTTATCAATAATGGTTCGTTAGCCAACTTGATTAACTCAGGGTCAATTAGTGGCGGCAATCAACTCAACTCAGCAGGAGTTTATAACAATAATAACCGCACAATTAGCACCATCACAAATACCGGCTCAATAGTTGGGCAATCTGGAATTAGAAACTTTGGCACTATTACTGTCCTGAATAATGCTCAAGGTGGAAATAGCTCTACTGCAACAACAACCGCATTAACTTATGGACGCAATCTTCCAACAAACTACAACATCATTGTTCAAGGTTTAACGCACTACGGACAGCTTGCAGTAACAAGTCCATCAGGCTCATCTACTTTTGGAATTTACAGTACAAGTGTTTTAGCCAAAGGAACTTACAGCTCGGTTTTGTCGGGTATTAGTGCTAGTAATTTAACGGGCGCTACTCAAGGTAATTACAACGGCTTTACTTGGGTGCTAAATAACTCATCTGGAAGTATCTGGGACTTAGTTGTAACTGGGGCATCAACCATGGACACTCAAACTTCTTTAATCAATACCGCCTCTGTCCTTCAAGGTACTTTCACACTTCAAAACTCGGTAATGGTTAATAGCTTTACTTATGACTGCCCTGTTTTTGATAAGAATGGTGTTTGCGTATCTGCTGGTGGTCGCAACACGACAGTGCAAGCTCAAGGCATTAATAACACTAGCGGCTTATTGATTGCCTCTTATCGTTTTGATAAAAATAATTCTCGCATCGGTGCTTATACAGACCAGAACTTATCAGTCAGTGGTCCGGGAACAGTTCAATTGGGCAATAACACTCCACTGCTGGGTTTATTTAGTGTTTGGAGCGAGCGCCCTGATGGAGTAGGAGCAGAAGTGAAGGTATCAGTTGCTTACGGTCAAAAGAGTGCAACTGTGACTCGTCAAGTAGTGGGAACTTCTGAAGCCGGTATTGGTGGCTCTAACTTAACCAGTCAAGGTGCTCAAGTAATTGCTAAATATGGTTTTGGTGCAATCGAAGATGTTGTCGTATCACCTTATGCTGGTATTCGTTATACCCAGAACAATCTGGGTGGCTATACAGAAGCGACCTCAAGCTCGGTTACTGCACCTTTAACTTATGGACAACTCAATATCAATGCCACTACAGCTTTAGCTGGTGCAGAAGCTAAATACAGAGGTATCCCCCAAACTACTCTGTTTGCTAGTGCTGGTGTAGAGGCTGATACTAATACAGCCAATGGCTCTTACTCAGCAACAGGTGTTGCTGGATTAACTCCAGTGAACTTTAACCCTAATCCCGTTAAGACTCGTCCAACAGCTTCTATTGGTGCTTACTACGACATTGAAAAGAATCAACGCTTAGGAGTAACTGGTATCTATCGTCAAGAACCATTCCAAGCCGTATCTACAACGACTGTGATGGCGACTTATACGGTGGGTTTATAG